Proteins from a single region of Kluyveromyces lactis strain NRRL Y-1140 chromosome C complete sequence:
- the PET18 gene encoding Pet18p (similar to uniprot|P25362 Saccharomyces cerevisiae YCR020C PET18 Protein required for respiratory growth and stability of the mitochondrial genome) → MKAIKLTLSTMSTTERLINANRALLQSVTNHILPKELCNGTLSDDVLYIYCAQDKKFFVLALRLLAFYSSRAPSEEALLRLCKQVGFLAGEENDYFDQCLQITERDPLKRFKTQVLPKVQKYLDFLEKMPASVDYGQWVTHMWCAEYVYWKWAHDLPRSDKLEWKHEEWIKLHDGDHFEEWCNFLAGEVDKLQYEDVSRIFVTTLELEKDFFDSCLEAAK, encoded by the coding sequence ATGAAAGCCATCAAACTAACGTTATCAACTATGTCCACTACTGAAAGGCTAATTAATGCAAACAGAGCTCTATTGCAATCAGTCACAAATCATATTTTGCCTAAAGAGCTTTGCAATGGAACATTATCAGATGATGTTCTATATATCTACTGCGCTCAAGACAAAAAATTCTTCGTATTAGCCCTCCGTCTACTCGCTTTTTACTCTTCAAGAGCACCAAGTGAGGAAGCTTTACTACGTCTCTGTAAACAAGTTGGGTTCTTGGCAGGTGAAGAGAATGACTACTTTGATCAATGTTTACAGATAACTGAACGGGACCCTCTTAAAAGATTCAAGACCCAAGTGTTACCAAAGGTTCAGAAATACCttgatttcttggaaaagatGCCCGCCTCTGTTGATTATGGACAATGGGTCACTCATATGTGGTGTGCAGAGTATGTGTATTGGAAATGGGCGCACGATTTGCCCAGGTCAGACAAATTAGAATGGAAACATGAGGAATGGATAAAACTACACGATGGCGATCATTTTGAGGAGTGGTGTAACTTCTTGGCAGGTGAAGTGGATAAACTGCAGTATGAAGACGTAAGCAGAATTTTTGTTACCACGTTAGAGCTTgaaaaagatttcttcgaTTCCTGTCTTGAAGCAGCCAAATAA
- the FRE5 gene encoding putative ferric-chelate reductase (similar to uniprot|Q08908 Saccharomyces cerevisiae YOR384W): MQINLLVFLVWCLSLADTASAVPFNLFKPTRWHTNWVHLSSSACLKDVKDHQWAFELETLASTHGSFLLQRRSLRAACLYEPAMETWVSCARDMLRKKGKYPKSEDDIKLLDVIAERVNSACEQNWGGKNPISPLTGGDILVKIENATSHIQPFPKSEKTTLYAPINGLESKLNYLLMAYYGPVHNLDFSTIGGFILCGYWILVLCIAAIYKLLLRYPRSRDWMKSKFFTIVDGRIVIPALLHNHSTPIGWPFYFGMIPTRLETLAILGYTILHTVLLSVRYFYDVYYLVGDPRVQKVLFITDRAGIYAFAQLPVLFLFGGRNQILEMMTGVKFRSFVTYHKWIGRFMFWDSMIHSIGYTYHAFMEDYWKYAKNSATFQSGRFAMWYIGGIILFSFFFFRNHYYEFFLLSHILLVSLVLVFLWKHCAQIGWNEFLAVTIVFWVLDRLFRLFKIFRFGSQRATLQLFHDKYIRLSIPITANNWHAKPGQYCYIHFITPTLFWQAHPFSVMDSLVHGNNLVIVLAVKEGITRRLSEYIPYNGKVEMRVAVEGPYGEPLEGGLWNNALLIAGGTGVPSSLAFIVKTLEHDVDLRQTSIKLIWSLRDLSILDCYIQELRVLKANDVDLQIHYTGEQELRSIKSMHENSEEDYEGLQLLSSDIPYYGQIIRRRPDIPELFEEFLEITDELLVVTCGSGPFVDKVREISARKTLEHPHKLINYIEDLQVW; the protein is encoded by the coding sequence ATGCAGATAAACCTGTTGGTGTTTTTGGTCTGGTGTCTGTCTCTAGCTGATACTGCTTCAGCTGTGCCCTTTAATCTATTCAAGCCTACCAGATGGCATACTAACTGGGTACAtctttcctcttctgcATGCTTGAAGGATGTAAAAGATCATCAATGGGCGTTCGAACTCGAGACTCTTGCTTCGACTCACGGATCTTTCCTTTTGCAACGTCGGAGTTTGAGAGCCGCATGCCTATACGAACCTGCAATGGAAACCTGGGTATCATGCGCACGTGACATGCTAAGGAAGAAAGGTAAGTATCCAAAATCAGAAGACGATATTAAGCTCCTGGATGTTATAGCTGAAAGGGTCAATTCAGCTTGTGAGCAAAATTGGGGTGGTAAAAATCCAATATCACCTCTAACTGGTGGAGATATCTTGGTAAAGATTGAAAACGCGACGTCGCATATACAACCATTTCCTAAAAGTGAAAAGACAACTCTATATGCTCCAATCAACGGTTTAGAATCCAAACTCAATTATTTATTGATGGCCTATTATGGGCCAGTGCATAATCTTGATTTCAGTACCATTGGTGGGTTCATTCTATGTGGTTATTGGATTTTGGTCTTATGTATTGCTGCCATCTACAAATTATTACTTCGGTACCCTCGCTCAAGAGATTGgatgaaatcaaaattcTTCACCATTGTTGATGGCCGTATCGTTATACCTGCTTTATTGCATAACCATTCCACCCCTATTGGATGGCCATTCTATTTTGGTATGATCCCGACTAGATTGGAGACGTTAGCCATTTTGGGGTATACTATTTTGCATACTGTGCTTTTGTCAGTCAGATACTTTTACGATGTATATTATCTAGTCGGTGATCCTCGTGTTCAAAAAGTTTTATTTATCACTGATCGTGCGGGTATCTATGCATTCGCTCAATTGCCCgtattgtttttgtttggTGGAAGGAATCAAATCCTTGAGATGATGACTGGTGTTAAGTTTAGATCTTTTGTCACATACCATAAGTGGATTGGCAGATTTATGTTCTGGGACTCCATGATTCATTCGATCGGTTACACTTACCATGCATTTATGGAAGACTACTGGAAATATGCTAAAAACAGCGCCACTTTCCAATCTGGGAGGTTCGCAATGTGGTACATTGGTGGTATTATCCTTTTCTcgttctttttcttcagaaaTCATTATTACGAATTCTTCCTACTCAGTCACATTCTACTTGTATCTTTGGTCTTGGTATTTTTATGGAAACATTGTGCTCAAATCGGTTGGAACGAATTCCTTGCAGTCACCATCGTGTTTTGGGTTCTGGATAGACTATTCAgattgttcaaaattttcagaTTTGGGTCACAACGTGCAACTTTGCAATTGTTCCATGATAAGTACATCAGATTATCAATCCCCATCACCGCGAACAACTGGCATGCCAAACCAGGTCAATATTGTTACATCCACTTTATTACTCCAACCCTTTTCTGGCAAGCGCATCCATTTTCTGTCATGGATTCCTTAGTACATGGCAACAATCTTGTCATTGTATTAGCGGTAAAAGAAGGTATTACTAGAAGGTTAAGTGAGTATATTCCTTACAACGGCAAAGTAGAAATGCGTGTTGCCGTTGAAGGTCCATATGGCGAACCGCTTGAAGGTGGATTATGGAATAACGCTTTGTTAATAGCCGGCGGTACTGGTGTACCATCCTCCCTTGCATTTATTGTCAAAACATTAGAACATGATGTTGATTTAAGACAAACTTCCATCAAACTAATTTGGTCCTTAAGAGATCTATCAATTTTGGACTGCTATATTCAGGAACTAAGAGTCCTCAAAGCAAATGATGTCGACTTACAGATCCATTACACCGGTGAACAAGAACTACGCTCTATAAAGTCTATGCACGAAAACTCGGAAGAAGACTACGAGGGTCTTCAATTGTTAAGCTCGGATATTCCTTATTATGGCCAAATAATCCGAAGAAGACCAGATATTCCAGAActatttgaagaattccTAGAGATCACTGACGAGCTACTAGTAGTGACATGCGGCTCGGGTCCATTCGTAGATAAGGTCAGAGAAATTTCTGCCAGGAAAACTCTCGAACATCCTCACAAGTTGATCAACTATATTGAAGATCTGCAGGTCTggtga
- a CDS encoding uncharacterized protein (some similarities with uniprot|Q08907 Saccharomyces cerevisiae YOR383C) — protein MKFSVAATTLAVATSALAAQTVITATNEGNVYTKTVDVPDSADLGPGEYLSTLVVTRDDVVYTKYLTATSSGVAESSATEESSSTEESSSTEAPTESTSTEESSSTEAPTESSSSAEESSSTEAETTSEAPVESSSTAAPTETSTADVSTYTGGAALASVGTGLLGVAVAGLLI, from the coding sequence atgaaattctCCGTCGCCGCTACCACTTTGGCTGTTGCCACTTCCGCTTTGGCCGCTCAAACCGTCATCACTGCTACCAACGAAGGTAATGTCTACACCAAGACCGTTGATGTTCCAGACTCCGCTGACTTGGGTCCAGGTGAATACTTAAGTACATTGGTTGTTACCAGAGATGATGTTGTCTACACCAAGTACTTGACTGCTACTTCTTCTGGTGTCGCTGAATCTTCTGCTACTGAAGAATCCTCTTCTACTGAAGAATCCTCTTCTACTGAAGCTCCAACTGAATCTACTTCTACTGAAGAATCCTCTTCTACTGAAGCTCcaactgaatcttcttcttccgcTGAAGAATCCTCTTCTACTGAAGCTGAAACTACATCTGAAGCTCCAGTTGAATCTTCTTCGACTGCTGCTCCAACTGAAACCTCCACTGCTGATGTTTCTACCTACACTGGTGGTGCTGCTCTAGCTTCCGTTGGTACTGGTTTGTTGGgtgttgctgttgctggTTTGTTGATCTAA